Proteins encoded in a region of the Stieleria neptunia genome:
- a CDS encoding sulfatase family protein has translation MKTFFCFCSLILAITVQAADRPNIVLILADDMGYGDVQALNPDSKIATPNLNRLAVEGMTFTDAHSPSAVCTPTRYATLTGRYCWRSKLKRGVLNGYGTPLIETDRPTVASHLKRNGYHTAVIGKWHLGLGFQKDDGGQWDWTKPLSYSPVDAGFDRSLVIPASLDFPPYVYIDGHQITGQPDRIQPARGFPAYLRKGELGSDFSIVDCLDELTAQASQHIRSRANQDAPFFLYFPLTAPHKPVLPHGRFAGTTKLGPYGDFVAQVDWTVGQVIKAIDESGLAENTLVIYTSDNGSFMRRQSDADQPDHVSDETIQAYYEGNHTANGPWRGTKADIWEGGHHVPFFARWTGTIQPGSRSDRPICHVDLFATAAELAGTKLPPADQAAPDSFSIVPLLTGNEKQFRRAAVVNHSANGTFAVRDGKWKLVLSDGSGGREKPSGKPFGTPWQLYDLDNDPTESKDVAETNREVAQELGAELFRFLANEKSR, from the coding sequence ATGAAGACCTTTTTTTGTTTCTGTTCGCTGATCCTTGCGATCACCGTCCAAGCCGCCGATCGGCCGAACATTGTGTTGATCCTCGCCGACGACATGGGTTATGGCGACGTCCAAGCCCTCAACCCGGACTCCAAAATCGCCACGCCGAATCTGAATCGTTTGGCGGTCGAGGGCATGACATTTACCGACGCGCACTCCCCCTCGGCGGTGTGCACGCCGACACGCTACGCCACGTTGACCGGACGTTATTGTTGGCGCAGCAAGTTGAAGCGAGGGGTGCTCAACGGCTACGGAACGCCCTTGATCGAAACGGATCGGCCGACCGTTGCATCGCACCTGAAACGCAACGGCTATCACACCGCGGTGATCGGCAAATGGCACCTCGGACTGGGGTTCCAGAAAGACGACGGCGGTCAATGGGACTGGACCAAACCGCTCAGCTATTCACCGGTCGATGCCGGCTTTGATCGCTCACTGGTCATCCCCGCCTCGCTCGATTTCCCCCCCTACGTCTACATCGACGGCCATCAGATCACCGGGCAACCCGATCGGATTCAGCCGGCCCGTGGATTTCCGGCGTACCTACGAAAAGGCGAACTCGGTTCGGATTTTTCGATTGTCGATTGCTTGGACGAATTGACCGCACAGGCTTCCCAGCACATCCGCAGCCGGGCCAACCAAGACGCGCCGTTCTTCTTGTACTTTCCACTCACCGCCCCGCATAAACCCGTCTTGCCGCACGGCCGGTTTGCCGGCACGACCAAGCTGGGACCCTACGGTGATTTCGTTGCACAAGTCGATTGGACCGTCGGTCAAGTCATCAAGGCGATCGACGAATCCGGTCTCGCCGAAAACACGCTGGTGATCTACACCAGCGACAACGGCTCGTTCATGCGGCGTCAGAGTGACGCCGACCAACCGGATCACGTCAGCGATGAGACGATCCAGGCGTACTACGAAGGCAACCACACGGCCAACGGTCCCTGGCGCGGCACCAAAGCGGACATCTGGGAAGGGGGTCACCACGTCCCGTTTTTCGCCCGCTGGACGGGAACGATCCAACCCGGTTCACGCAGCGATCGACCGATCTGTCACGTCGACCTGTTTGCGACCGCTGCGGAGTTGGCGGGAACAAAGCTGCCGCCGGCGGATCAGGCCGCGCCGGACAGTTTCAGCATCGTCCCACTGCTGACAGGGAATGAAAAACAGTTCCGACGAGCAGCGGTCGTGAATCATTCCGCCAATGGAACTTTCGCGGTTCGTGACGGGAAATGGAAACTGGTGCTTAGCGACGGTTCGGGCGGACGTGAGAAACCCTCGGGCAAACCGTTCGGAACACCATGGCAGTTGTACGATTTGGACAACGATCCGACCGAGTCCAAGGATGTGGCGGAGACGAATCGAGAGGTGGCTCAGGAACTCGGAGCGGAGTTGTTTCGGTTCTTGGCGAATGAGAAAAGCCGATAG
- a CDS encoding endonuclease domain-containing protein: protein MRQNKTRSEGLLWSILRAKQVSGLKFRQQHRIDPYIVDFACVAPKLVVEIDGGYHEEKYEKDLERQRFLEDQGWHVIRFATEDVEKDPEAVARAIAASVKVPYEFRPRTGRGQRPRTKPR, encoded by the coding sequence ATGCGCCAAAACAAAACCAGATCCGAAGGCCTGCTTTGGAGCATTCTTCGCGCCAAGCAAGTCTCTGGGCTGAAGTTTCGGCAGCAGCACCGCATTGATCCCTATATCGTTGACTTCGCGTGCGTTGCCCCAAAGTTGGTGGTTGAAATAGACGGAGGCTATCACGAGGAGAAATACGAAAAGGACTTGGAACGGCAACGATTCCTTGAGGACCAAGGCTGGCACGTGATCCGATTTGCGACCGAAGACGTTGAAAAAGATCCCGAGGCAGTCGCACGTGCGATCGCGGCGTCGGTGAAGGTGCCGTACGAATTCAGACCGAGAACCGGGCGTGGGCAGCGTCCGAGAACGAAGCCTCGTTGA